Genomic segment of bacterium:
AAAAGAATTACTGCTGAAAGCGCAGAAGATTATCCACGACGACTATCCGATGGTGCCGATGTACGACCGGTCGAACATCAACACGATACACAAGCGCACCCACGGCGTGCATCCCACGGACTTTGCTGGGATAACCGGCGTATGCTGGAACACGGAGCAGTGGTGGGTAGAGTAGCAGCAACAGGTGAAGGGCAGCGCCATTTTTCGACTGCTTGAGGAAGTTCATGAGAGATGATACGCTTCATTATTCGCCGATTGATACAATTCGTTCCCCTACTCCTCATCATCTCGCTGCTCGCCTTTCTCTTGATCCGGTTGAGCGGCGATCCGATGTCGATGTATGGGGTCAACTCCAGCATGTCGGCAGAAGATCGCGCGCGGATAATCACCCTTCACGGTTGGGATAAGCCGAAAATCGTCCAATATGTGTACTGGCTTCGCGATGCGGTGAGAGGCGATTGGGGCAATTCGTTGTTCACGTACCAGCCCGTCACCACCATGATCTTGGAACGGTTGCCAAATACGCTCATTTTGATGGGCACCGTGTATCTCGTCACCCTCCTCGTTTCAATTCCGCTGGGCATATATTCGGCAATTCATCAGTATTCTCTGGCGGATCACCTCATCACGGGGCTCGCCTTCTTCGCATTCGCCCTGCCGACCTTTTGGCTCGGGCTCATGTGCATTATGCTTTTTTCCGTCAAGTTCAAGCAATGGGGGTTCCCCTCTCTTCCGGCCGGCGGTATGTACAGCCTAGCGAAGGGACCGAGTGTCTTTGAGGTGTTCCAGCACTTAATCATGCCTGCCTTTGTGCTCACGATCGTTTCTCTCGCCACGTATGTGCGTTACTTACGCGCAAGCATCCTTGATGTGCTGCGCCAGGAGTATATTCGTACCGCCCGTGCCAAGGGTGTGGGCGAGAGGCGCATATTGTGGATCCATGCGTTCAAGAATGCCTTGATCACGTTAGTGACGCTCATGACCTTGGACATGTCCCGCATTTTTTCAGGGGCGCTCATTACTGAGCAGGTCTTTGCGTGGCCAGGCATGGGTCGGCTTTTCGTGGACCACGCGACCCGAGCAGATTATCCTGTCTTGATGGGCTTGGTGATGGCGGTTTCTCTCCTCGTGATGCTCTTTAACCTCGTTGCGGATATCACCTACGCGTATCTTGATCCTCGAGTGCGATTTGGTTAAACCTGTGTAACATGAATCAGACGCTTGTGATGCAGCACTCCCACGAAGGCTACCTGGTTCGGAGCCTCCGACAACTCGCATGGGAGCGCTTTCGTCGCCACCGACCTGCGCTTTTCGGGCTCTCTGTGCTGTTCATCGAGATATCGATCGCGGTCCTTGCTTCGTTCTTCGTCTCTCAAGACCTGGCTCTTCGTCCTCAGCCGACGAGCATTTTGCGGACCCCTTCGGGAATGCATTTTCTAGGTACAGACGAGGCCGGCCGGGATGTCTTGGCCCGGCTTATTTATGCCAGCCGCCTCTCCCTCACCGTTGGCTTCCTGGCCGTGGCCGTCGCGCTTTCCGTCGGGACCGGTTTGGGAGCCGTTGCCGGCTATCGCGGCGGATGGATTGACAATCTCCTGATGCGGTTTACCGATGCCATGCTCAGCATTCCCATTCTGTTCATCCTCATCGCGCTAACCGTCTTTTTGGGTCCCAGCGTCCGGACGATTATCCTGGCCATTGGCATCCTCAGTTGGATGGATTTGGCGCGTATCATTCGCGCCAACTTCCTGTCATTACGGGAAAAAGAGTTCGTCGAGTCCGCCCGGGCGCTTGGGGCCCCGGACCTATCGATATTGCTCCGACACCTCCTTCCAAACACGCTCGGCCCCATTGTCGTCGCCGGGACGCTGGGCGTCGGCAATGCGATGTTGGCCGAGGCAGCCGTGAGCTATTTGGGACTCGGTGTGCAGCCGCCTAATCCAAGTTGGGGCAACATGCTTTTCAACGCGCAAAGTTACCTGTGGAACGCTCCGTGGTTGGCGCTGTATCCGGGTTGCATGATCCTGATCACGGTCTTGTCGATCAACTTCGTGGGTGATGGGTTGCGAGACGCCCTCGACCCGCGAATGACAGTACGGGATTGAATGGATGAGGCTGAGCAGGCGGAGCAC
This window contains:
- a CDS encoding ABC transporter permease; the encoded protein is MIRFIIRRLIQFVPLLLIISLLAFLLIRLSGDPMSMYGVNSSMSAEDRARIITLHGWDKPKIVQYVYWLRDAVRGDWGNSLFTYQPVTTMILERLPNTLILMGTVYLVTLLVSIPLGIYSAIHQYSLADHLITGLAFFAFALPTFWLGLMCIMLFSVKFKQWGFPSLPAGGMYSLAKGPSVFEVFQHLIMPAFVLTIVSLATYVRYLRASILDVLRQEYIRTARAKGVGERRILWIHAFKNALITLVTLMTLDMSRIFSGALITEQVFAWPGMGRLFVDHATRADYPVLMGLVMAVSLLVMLFNLVADITYAYLDPRVRFG
- a CDS encoding ABC transporter permease, coding for MQHSHEGYLVRSLRQLAWERFRRHRPALFGLSVLFIEISIAVLASFFVSQDLALRPQPTSILRTPSGMHFLGTDEAGRDVLARLIYASRLSLTVGFLAVAVALSVGTGLGAVAGYRGGWIDNLLMRFTDAMLSIPILFILIALTVFLGPSVRTIILAIGILSWMDLARIIRANFLSLREKEFVESARALGAPDLSILLRHLLPNTLGPIVVAGTLGVGNAMLAEAAVSYLGLGVQPPNPSWGNMLFNAQSYLWNAPWLALYPGCMILITVLSINFVGDGLRDALDPRMTVRD